Genomic window (Candidatus Tanganyikabacteria bacterium):
AGTTGGTCGTACGCTGAATGCAGGCCAGGCGCGGCGGCCCATTTCCGGCGTTAGCCGGCGACGGAGTAGCGGCGCCGATGCTTGACGGAGTCGAGTTGCACGCCGCTGAGCAGCAGCGTGAGTTGCGTGGCATCGAGGCACAGTTTTCGGGAGCCTGTCTCGTGTCGAGGGACCTCGAAGCTGCCGCGTTCCAAACGCTTGGCCCAAATGGCCAGACCATCGCGATCCCACCACAGGATCTTGATGCGATCGCGGCGCCGATTGAGAAACAGGAACAAGTGCCCGTCGAGCACGTTGCAATCGAAGACGGCTTGCACGGCGGCACTCAGCCCATCAAAGCTCTTGCGCATGTCCACGGGCTCCACCGCCATGAAGACCTGGATGCCGGAGGGGATGCTCAGCATGGTTCCACCTCTCGGCGGCTGGCGGTTAACGCAGCCACTACCGCGGACAGTGCCTGGCGATCCTGGCTGGGCAACAGGATCCGCGCCCCGTTGGGGAAGTGGACTTCGATCCCTGCCCGGCCCGTGAGTTCCAGGGGCAGGAATGTCAGTTCCGGCGCCGCCGCCTGAATCCGGCGGGTGG
Coding sequences:
- the tnpB gene encoding IS66 family insertion sequence element accessory protein TnpB, which codes for MLSIPSGIQVFMAVEPVDMRKSFDGLSAAVQAVFDCNVLDGHLFLFLNRRRDRIKILWWDRDGLAIWAKRLERGSFEVPRHETGSRKLCLDATQLTLLLSGVQLDSVKHRRRYSVAG